One region of Trinickia violacea genomic DNA includes:
- a CDS encoding carbon-nitrogen hydrolase family protein — protein MLSTPSFTAAAVQAAPVFLNTQATIDKAVRLIHEAAANGARLVAFPEVFVPGYPYWSWMMSPVMGSAWFERLVRQSITVPGPEVDRLCEAARQANAYVVIGVNERPSHSVGTLYNTILTIGSDGTLLGRHRKLVPTWAEKLTWGNGDASGLTVHQTEIGPLGSLACGENTNTLARFSLLAQGELIHVASYIALPVAPPDYDMAEAIKVRAMAHSFEGKVFTIVACSTVSEEIVEAMAAECDDARSLLTRRNSAFSGVIGPDGRIVGAPLIDEEGIVYAEVDLARCIQPKQMHDIVGHYNRFDIFDLRVNTGAQAPLQIRTPSPEARGGRPLPNTEDAAAAGWNRADQSF, from the coding sequence ATGCTTAGTACTCCATCATTTACCGCCGCGGCGGTTCAGGCGGCACCGGTGTTCCTGAACACGCAGGCGACGATCGACAAGGCGGTCAGACTCATCCATGAGGCGGCCGCCAACGGTGCGCGCCTCGTTGCCTTTCCGGAGGTGTTCGTGCCGGGCTACCCGTACTGGAGCTGGATGATGTCTCCGGTGATGGGCAGCGCGTGGTTCGAGCGGCTGGTGCGGCAGTCGATTACGGTGCCGGGGCCGGAAGTCGACAGGCTGTGCGAGGCGGCGCGGCAAGCGAACGCGTATGTCGTGATCGGCGTCAACGAGCGGCCGTCGCACAGCGTCGGCACACTGTACAACACGATATTGACCATCGGTTCGGACGGCACGCTCCTCGGGCGGCACCGGAAACTCGTCCCGACGTGGGCCGAGAAGCTGACGTGGGGCAACGGCGATGCGAGCGGTCTGACGGTTCATCAAACGGAGATCGGGCCGCTCGGTTCGCTTGCCTGCGGCGAGAACACGAATACGCTCGCCCGTTTCAGCCTGCTGGCCCAAGGCGAGTTGATTCACGTGGCGAGCTATATCGCGCTGCCGGTTGCGCCGCCGGACTACGACATGGCCGAGGCGATCAAGGTCCGGGCGATGGCGCACAGCTTCGAAGGCAAGGTCTTCACGATCGTCGCGTGCTCGACGGTGTCGGAGGAGATCGTCGAGGCGATGGCAGCCGAATGCGACGACGCCCGGTCGTTGCTGACGCGCCGCAATAGCGCGTTTTCCGGGGTGATCGGGCCGGACGGGCGGATCGTCGGCGCGCCGTTGATCGACGAGGAGGGCATCGTCTACGCCGAGGTGGACTTGGCGCGCTGCATTCAGCCGAAGCAGATGCACGACATCGTCGGCCACTACAACCGCTTCGACATTTTCGATCTGCGCGTCAACACCGGTGCGCAAGCGCCGCTGCAGATCAGAACGCCGTCGCCGGAGGCGCGAGGCGGCCGGCCCCTCCCGAACACCGAAGACGCGGCGGCCGCTGGCTGGAACCGCGCGGATCAATCCTTTTGA
- a CDS encoding rubredoxin, whose protein sequence is MAFHVFQCTGCEATLFPERYLCPRCGGGHWRQVEASAGIVEQLTRLVDRTPGSEPVLLATIRTEPEAFVIAQLEAAMTPGQRVRLQVVGEGKVVASRA, encoded by the coding sequence ATGGCCTTCCACGTTTTTCAATGTACCGGTTGCGAAGCGACGCTGTTTCCCGAGCGCTACTTGTGCCCGCGCTGCGGCGGCGGCCACTGGCGACAGGTTGAAGCGAGCGCCGGCATCGTCGAGCAGCTGACGCGGCTCGTCGACAGGACGCCGGGCAGCGAGCCGGTCTTGCTGGCCACCATACGTACCGAACCTGAGGCATTCGTCATCGCGCAGCTGGAAGCGGCAATGACGCCGGGGCAGCGGGTCCGGTTGCAGGTGGTCGGCGAGGGGAAGGTGGTGGCGTCGCGGGCTTGA
- a CDS encoding cupin domain-containing protein yields the protein MRDDVLGRANVRDTPELKAYYAELARYDAGALWTVANDIEPWEPRSLSVPTLWRYRDLRELVMRSVDLVTPEQAGRRVVMLTNPNRKDVSACVGWLYSGLQVMRPGEEATAHRHSASALRFIMEGSGAYTVVDGHKMPLGARDFVLTPNGTWHQHGVEADGGWCIWQDGLDIPLVNALEANFYEVHPQLYQPVTKPIDDSVKTYGGPGVLPVNPVWTKPYSPLFKYQWDATYEALQRYASVSEGSPYDGTLLQFVNPVTGKDVMPTIGAAMQRLRPGERTLAHRHTGSVMYQVAKGRGYSIIAGRRFDWEERDIFCVPSWALHEHANASDSDDACLFSFNDFPVMHSLGLYREEAWTENGGHQITT from the coding sequence ATGCGAGACGACGTATTGGGTCGGGCGAACGTACGGGACACGCCCGAATTGAAGGCGTACTACGCGGAGCTGGCGCGCTACGACGCCGGCGCGCTGTGGACGGTGGCCAACGACATCGAGCCCTGGGAGCCGCGCTCGTTGTCCGTGCCGACGCTGTGGCGCTACCGGGATCTGCGCGAGCTCGTGATGCGTTCGGTGGATCTGGTGACGCCGGAACAAGCGGGACGCCGGGTCGTGATGCTGACCAACCCGAACCGCAAGGACGTGAGCGCATGCGTCGGCTGGCTGTATTCGGGCCTGCAAGTGATGCGCCCGGGAGAGGAGGCGACCGCGCACCGTCACTCGGCTTCCGCGCTGCGCTTCATCATGGAAGGCAGCGGCGCCTATACCGTCGTCGACGGCCACAAGATGCCGCTCGGCGCGCGGGATTTCGTGCTGACGCCGAACGGCACGTGGCACCAGCATGGCGTGGAGGCGGACGGCGGGTGGTGCATCTGGCAGGACGGGCTCGATATCCCGCTCGTCAATGCACTCGAGGCGAACTTCTATGAGGTCCATCCGCAGCTCTATCAACCGGTGACGAAACCCATCGACGACTCGGTCAAGACCTATGGCGGACCGGGCGTTCTGCCGGTGAACCCGGTGTGGACCAAGCCTTACTCGCCGCTGTTCAAGTACCAATGGGACGCCACCTACGAGGCGTTGCAGCGCTACGCGAGCGTCAGTGAAGGGTCGCCGTATGACGGCACCCTCCTGCAGTTCGTGAATCCGGTCACCGGCAAGGACGTGATGCCGACGATCGGCGCCGCGATGCAGAGGTTGCGTCCTGGAGAGCGAACCCTCGCACACCGGCACACGGGCAGCGTGATGTATCAGGTCGCGAAAGGGCGGGGCTATTCGATCATCGCCGGACGCCGTTTCGATTGGGAGGAGCGCGACATCTTCTGCGTGCCGTCCTGGGCGTTGCACGAGCATGCGAACGCGTCGGATTCGGACGACGCGTGTCTCTTTTCGTTCAACGACTTCCCGGTCATGCATTCGCTGGGGCTGTATCGCGAAGAGGCATGGACCGAGAACGGCGGCCATCAGATCACGACCTGA
- a CDS encoding fumarylacetoacetate hydrolase family protein, whose amino-acid sequence MKLITYRNRQLDTRLGAIVGNLVIDLAKLGEAHGLAIPGSMLAFIDASPAALKQCTAWIAEIGDAWPVGVATPLANVKVLAPIPRPRKNIFGIGLNYVEHVAESSRSLDTSADLPKQPVVFSKPPTTVIGDGDAIQHNSRLTNQLDWEAELAVVIGTTATRIDEKDAMSHVFGYCVLNDISARDCRRAGQWIFSKGQDTYAPMGPCIVTADEIADPHNLDIWLTVNGVEKQRSNTRYMLFKIPALIADISAGITLEPGDIIATGTPSGVGAGRTPQEWLKPGDVVELGVEGIGTLRNPVVAI is encoded by the coding sequence GTGAAGTTGATCACCTATCGCAATCGGCAACTCGACACCCGTCTCGGGGCGATTGTCGGAAACCTGGTCATCGATCTCGCGAAGCTGGGCGAGGCCCACGGCCTGGCGATACCGGGCTCGATGCTGGCGTTTATCGATGCCTCGCCTGCGGCGTTGAAGCAATGCACCGCATGGATCGCCGAAATCGGCGACGCGTGGCCAGTGGGCGTGGCGACGCCGCTGGCGAATGTCAAAGTGCTGGCGCCCATTCCGCGTCCGCGGAAGAACATCTTCGGGATCGGGCTCAACTACGTGGAGCACGTCGCGGAGTCGTCGCGCTCGCTGGACACGTCGGCCGACCTGCCGAAACAGCCGGTCGTCTTTTCGAAGCCGCCGACCACGGTCATCGGGGACGGCGATGCGATCCAGCACAACAGCAGGCTGACCAACCAGCTCGACTGGGAGGCGGAGCTGGCCGTCGTCATCGGCACGACCGCGACGCGCATCGACGAGAAAGACGCCATGTCCCACGTGTTCGGGTACTGCGTGCTGAATGACATCAGCGCGCGGGACTGTCGCCGAGCGGGGCAATGGATCTTCTCGAAAGGTCAGGATACCTATGCGCCGATGGGGCCGTGCATCGTCACGGCCGATGAAATCGCCGATCCTCACAACCTGGATATCTGGCTGACCGTCAACGGCGTCGAAAAACAGCGCTCCAACACGCGCTACATGCTGTTCAAGATTCCTGCGCTGATCGCGGATATCAGTGCCGGCATCACGCTCGAACCCGGCGACATCATTGCGACGGGAACCCCGTCCGGCGTGGGCGCGGGCAGAACGCCTCAGGAGTGGCTGAAGCCTGGCGATGTGGTGGAGCTGGGTGTCGAGGGAATCGGCACGTTGCGCAACCCGGTGGTTGCGATCTGA